One genomic segment of Acidobacteriota bacterium includes these proteins:
- a CDS encoding YerC/YecD family TrpR-related protein, whose product MEKQLATKQANELFEAILSLKSAKECKAFLRDLCTLSEIEAMIERFQVAKMVKDKVPYREISEKTGSSTATVTRVAHWFHHGMGGYNLVLDRMK is encoded by the coding sequence ATGGAAAAACAGTTAGCTACAAAGCAGGCAAATGAACTTTTTGAAGCGATTTTGTCGCTCAAATCGGCTAAAGAATGCAAAGCATTCTTACGGGACCTATGCACTCTATCGGAAATTGAAGCGATGATAGAGCGTTTTCAGGTTGCCAAAATGGTTAAAGATAAGGTCCCCTATCGGGAAATTAGCGAGAAAACCGGTTCAAGCACCGCCACCGTTACCCGTGTAGCCCATTGGTTCCATCATGGGATGGGTGGCTATAATCTTGTGCTTGACCGCATGAAATAA